From Myotis daubentonii chromosome 15, mMyoDau2.1, whole genome shotgun sequence, one genomic window encodes:
- the CNEP1R1 gene encoding nuclear envelope phosphatase-regulatory subunit 1 isoform X1, with protein sequence MNSLEQAEDLKAFERRLTEYIHCLQPATGRWRMLLIVVSVCTATGAWNWLIDPETQKVSFLTSLWNHPFFTISCITLIGLFFAGIHKRVVAPSIIAARCRTILAEYNMSCDDTGKLILKPRPHVQ encoded by the exons ATGAACTCGCTGGAGCAGGCGGAAG ATCTCAAGGCTTTCGAGAGGCGACTCACGGAATACATTCATTGCTTGCAACCTGCCACTGGGCGCTGGAGAA TGCTTCTCATAGTGGTCTCTGTCTGTACGGCTACTGGTGCCTGGAACTGGTTAATAGACCCCGAGACACAAAAG GTGTCCTTCCTCACGTCCTTGTGGAATCACCCGTTTTTCACCATTAGCTGCATCACTCTGATCGGCCTGTTCTTTGCTGGGATTCACAAGAGGGTCGTCGCTCCCTCCAT TATCGCCGCGCGGTGTCGCACTATATTAGCAGAGTACAACATGTCTTGTGATGAC ACAGGAAAACTGATTCTGAAACCCAGGCCTCATGTTCAGTGA
- the CNEP1R1 gene encoding nuclear envelope phosphatase-regulatory subunit 1 isoform X2: MNSLEQAEVLLIVVSVCTATGAWNWLIDPETQKVSFLTSLWNHPFFTISCITLIGLFFAGIHKRVVAPSIIAARCRTILAEYNMSCDDTGKLILKPRPHVQ, encoded by the exons ATGAACTCGCTGGAGCAGGCGGAAG TGCTTCTCATAGTGGTCTCTGTCTGTACGGCTACTGGTGCCTGGAACTGGTTAATAGACCCCGAGACACAAAAG GTGTCCTTCCTCACGTCCTTGTGGAATCACCCGTTTTTCACCATTAGCTGCATCACTCTGATCGGCCTGTTCTTTGCTGGGATTCACAAGAGGGTCGTCGCTCCCTCCAT TATCGCCGCGCGGTGTCGCACTATATTAGCAGAGTACAACATGTCTTGTGATGAC ACAGGAAAACTGATTCTGAAACCCAGGCCTCATGTTCAGTGA